The Haloarchaeobius amylolyticus genome window below encodes:
- a CDS encoding FUN14 domain-containing protein produces the protein MIPLELNPQQLGLEFGSGAVIGGIIGFAAKKIAKIIAVLVGLELALFKFLESKGYITVKWDELSGGILGAAQNTQDIQAGWIEPILSTLSVGAGFTGGFLVGFKKG, from the coding sequence ATGATTCCGCTGGAGCTGAATCCGCAACAACTCGGCCTCGAGTTCGGTTCGGGTGCCGTCATCGGTGGCATCATCGGATTCGCTGCGAAGAAGATAGCCAAGATCATCGCGGTCCTGGTCGGGCTGGAGCTGGCACTGTTCAAGTTCCTCGAATCGAAGGGCTACATCACCGTCAAGTGGGACGAGCTGTCCGGGGGCATCCTCGGGGCCGCCCAGAACACCCAGGACATCCAGGCCGGCTGGATCGAGCCCATCCTCTCGACGCTCTCGGTCGGCGCGGGCTTCACCGGCGGCTTCCTCGTCGGCTTCAAGAAAGGGTAG
- the hflX gene encoding GTPase HflX encodes MKALIAKRVDSGTADVTEIRELARAAGYEVVGELTQSRKADPGLQFGEGKADELAECAHREDAAVVIFDNRLGPYQTYNLGQKLPEGCEVMDRFTLILEIFGQRAQTRKAQLQVELAELRYELPRAEAKTSLAKRDEHPGFMGLGEYDESREQDIKDQISRIRDELKRIEQTEEKRRERRHEAGFDLVALAGYTNAGKSTLMRQMAADLDVDENEDLHPDLDATAESEDRLFTTLGTTTRRMDLDTRDVLLTDTVGFISDLPHWLVESFKSTLDSVYRADLVLLVVDVSEPIEEIREKLVTSHDTLYERNEAPIVTVLNKIDSVDDEELAEKREALSALAPNPVAVSGQEALNVDQLRERIVDELPDWERERLVLPMTDDTMSVVSWIHDNANVEEVNYGDDDVLVDFEARPAVVEKARSRAADLSTPLQ; translated from the coding sequence ATGAAGGCACTCATCGCGAAACGCGTCGATTCAGGTACCGCCGACGTCACGGAGATCCGAGAACTCGCACGAGCCGCCGGCTACGAGGTAGTCGGTGAACTGACACAGTCCCGGAAGGCCGACCCCGGCCTGCAGTTCGGAGAGGGGAAGGCGGACGAACTCGCCGAGTGCGCCCACCGCGAGGACGCCGCGGTCGTCATCTTCGACAACCGCCTCGGCCCCTACCAGACGTACAACCTGGGCCAGAAGCTCCCCGAGGGCTGTGAGGTGATGGACCGCTTCACGCTCATCCTGGAGATATTCGGCCAGCGTGCCCAGACCCGGAAGGCACAGCTCCAGGTCGAACTCGCCGAACTCAGGTACGAACTCCCGCGCGCCGAGGCGAAGACCAGCCTCGCCAAGCGCGACGAGCACCCCGGCTTCATGGGCCTGGGTGAGTACGACGAGAGCCGCGAGCAGGACATCAAAGACCAGATCAGCCGCATCCGGGACGAGCTGAAACGCATCGAGCAGACCGAGGAGAAGCGCCGCGAGCGCCGCCACGAGGCCGGCTTCGACCTCGTCGCCCTCGCCGGCTACACCAACGCCGGCAAGTCGACGCTGATGCGCCAGATGGCGGCCGACCTCGACGTGGACGAGAACGAGGACCTCCACCCGGACCTCGACGCGACCGCCGAGTCCGAGGACCGGCTGTTCACCACGCTCGGGACGACCACCCGCCGGATGGACCTCGACACCCGCGACGTGTTGCTGACCGACACGGTCGGGTTCATCTCGGACCTGCCCCACTGGCTGGTCGAGTCGTTCAAGTCCACGCTGGATTCGGTGTACCGCGCCGACCTCGTCCTCCTCGTCGTGGACGTCTCCGAGCCCATCGAGGAGATCCGCGAGAAGCTCGTCACCAGCCACGACACGCTGTACGAGCGCAACGAGGCACCCATCGTCACGGTGCTGAACAAGATCGACTCGGTCGACGACGAGGAACTCGCGGAGAAGCGCGAGGCGCTCTCCGCGCTCGCGCCGAACCCGGTTGCCGTCTCCGGCCAGGAGGCCCTCAACGTCGACCAGCTGCGCGAGCGCATCGTCGACGAGCTCCCGGACTGGGAGCGCGAGCGCCTCGTCCTCCCGATGACCGACGACACGATGAGCGTCGTCTCGTGGATCCACGACAACGCGAACGTCGAGGAGGTGAACTACGGCGACGACGACGTGCTCGTCGACTTCGAGGCACGGCCCGCCGTGGTCGAGAAGGCGCGCTCGCGGGCGGCAGACCTCTCGACGCCGTTACAGTAG